In Colias croceus chromosome 12, ilColCroc2.1, one genomic interval encodes:
- the LOC123696395 gene encoding coiled-coil-helix-coiled-coil-helix domain-containing protein 10, mitochondrial-like isoform X1 encodes MPTRSRSGSRSRYSRAEQHAPTRPPTVVVTPMPRRSVFRDAAAVAGGVTVGTTMGHLAGEAITSLFTGRRREEVMHSLPRNYELGTEPSGPCAYEIAQFLQCAAHRENLQECEAFNEALLECKRRNRLP; translated from the exons atgccAACCCGAAGCCGAag TGGGTCTCGCTCGCGCTACTCCCGCGCGGAGCAGCACGCGCCGACGCGGCCGCCCACCGTCGTGGTGACGCCGATGCCGCGCCGCTCCGTGTTCCGTGACGCAGCGGCCGTGGCGGGTGGCGTCACTGTTGGCACTACTATG GGTCATTTAGCCGGTGAAGCGATCACCAGCCTTTTCACGGGCCGCCGTCGGGAGGAGGTGATGCACTCACTACCCCGCAACTACGAGCTCGGTACAGAACCCAGCGGCCCGTGCGCGTACGAGATCGCGCAGTTCCTGCAGTGTGCAGCGCACCGCGAGAACTTGCAGGAGTGCGAGGCTTTCAACGAAGCGCTCTTGGAGTGCAAACGGCGGAACC GTTTACCTTGA
- the LOC123696395 gene encoding coiled-coil-helix-coiled-coil-helix domain-containing protein 10, mitochondrial-like isoform X2, with protein sequence MPTRSRSGSRSRYSRAEQHAPTRPPTVVVTPMPRRSVFRDAAAVAGGVTVGTTMGHLAGEAITSLFTGRRREEVMHSLPRNYELGTEPSGPCAYEIAQFLQCAAHRENLQECEAFNEALLECKRRNR encoded by the exons atgccAACCCGAAGCCGAag TGGGTCTCGCTCGCGCTACTCCCGCGCGGAGCAGCACGCGCCGACGCGGCCGCCCACCGTCGTGGTGACGCCGATGCCGCGCCGCTCCGTGTTCCGTGACGCAGCGGCCGTGGCGGGTGGCGTCACTGTTGGCACTACTATG GGTCATTTAGCCGGTGAAGCGATCACCAGCCTTTTCACGGGCCGCCGTCGGGAGGAGGTGATGCACTCACTACCCCGCAACTACGAGCTCGGTACAGAACCCAGCGGCCCGTGCGCGTACGAGATCGCGCAGTTCCTGCAGTGTGCAGCGCACCGCGAGAACTTGCAGGAGTGCGAGGCTTTCAACGAAGCGCTCTTGGAGTGCAAACGGCGGAACCGTTAG
- the LOC123696394 gene encoding coiled-coil-helix-coiled-coil-helix domain-containing protein 10, mitochondrial has translation MPRRGRSASPPPAPRRAAPPPSRLPAHAPPSAPAPSVAQPQQPSMFGQMAATAGGVAVGSAVGHMAGSALTGMFSGGSSEPAQQQAAQPAQATYQQYQGQAQQPQGPCAWEIKQFIECAQQQHDLSLCEGFNEALRQCKVNNHI, from the exons ATGCCTCGACGAGGACGTTCTGCAAGTCCACCACCAGCACCAAGACG GGCTGCTCCACCACCGAGCCGTCTTCCAGCCCATGCTCCGCCTTCAGCGCCGGCACCGAGCGTTGCCCAACCTCAGCAACCCTCGATGTTTGGCCAGATGGCCGCTACCGCTGGCGGTGTGGCTGTAGGATCGGCAGTG GGCCACATGGCCGGCAGCGCTCTGACCGGCATGTTCAGCGGCGGCAGTTCCGAGCCGGCGCAGCAGCAAGCCGCGCAGCCCGCGCAGGCCACCTACCAACAGTACCAGGGCCAGGCACAACAGCCCCAGGGCCCTTGCGCTTGGGAGATCAAGCAGTTCATCGAATGCGCCCAACAACAACACGATCTCTCCCTCTGCGAAGGCTTCAACGAGGCCCTGCGCCAGTGCAAAGTGAACAACCACATCTAA